The Ictidomys tridecemlineatus isolate mIctTri1 chromosome 6, mIctTri1.hap1, whole genome shotgun sequence genome includes a region encoding these proteins:
- the Poglut2 gene encoding protein O-glucosyltransferase 2, whose amino-acid sequence MFSILLFYCFFLGTVPALAETGGERRLSPEKSEIWGPGLRADVVLPARYFYIQAVDTSGDKFTSSPGEKVFQVKISAPDEQFTRVGVQVLDRKDGSFIVRYRMYASYKNLKVEVKFQGQHVAKSPYILKGPVYHENCDCPLEDSAAWLQKMNCPGTIAQIQKDLAHFPTVDPEKIAVEIPKRFGQRQSLCHYTLKNNKVYIKTHGEHVGFRIFMDAILLSLTRKVKMPDVEFFVNLGDWPLEKKKSSSNIHPIFSWCGSTDSKDIVMPTYDLTDSVLETMGRVSLDMMSVQANTGPPWERKNSTALWRGRDSRQERLELVKLSRKHPELIDAAFTNFFFFKHDESLYGPIVKHISFFDFFKHKYQINIDGTVAAYRLPYLLVGDSVVLKQDSIYYEHFYNELQPWKHYIPVKSNLSDLLEKLKWAKDHDEEAKKIAKAGQEFARNNLMGDDIFCYYFKLFQEYANLQVSEPQIREGMERVEPQTEDDLFPCTCHRKKTKDEL is encoded by the exons ATGTTCAGCATTTTGCTGTTTTACTGCTTTTTTCTGGGGACGGTTCCAGCACTTGCCGAGACCGGCGGAGAGAGGCGACTGAGCCCAGAGAAGAGCGAAATATGGGGACCTGGACTAAGAGCAGATGTCGTCCTTCCTGCCCGCTATTTCTATATTCAGGCGGTGGATACATCAGGGGATAA ATTCACATCTTCTCCAGGTGAAAAGGTGTTCCAGGTTAAAATCTCAGCACCAGATGAGCAATTCACAAGAGTTGGAGTCCAGGTTTTAGACCGGAAGGATGGATCCTTCATAGTGAGATACAGAATGTATGCAAGCTACAAAAATCTGAAGGTAGAAGTTAAATTCCAAGGTCAACATGTAGCCAAAtctccatatattttaaaag GGCCGGTTTACCATGAGAACTGTGACTGTCCTTTGGAGGACAGTGCAGCCTGGTTACAGAAAATGAACTGCCCAGGAACCATTGCTCAGATTCAGAAAGATCTGGCACATTTCCCCACTGTTGATCCAGAAAAGATTGCAGTAGAAATCCCAAAAAGATTTGGACAGAGGCAGAGCTTGTGTCACTACACCTTAAAGAATAACAAG GTTTACATCAAGACTCATGGTGAGCATGTAGGTTTTAGAATTTTCATGGATGCCATACTACTTTCTTTGACAAGAAAG gTGAAGATGCCAGATGTAGAGTTTTTTGTAAATCTTGGAGATTGGCctttggaaaaaaagaagtccaGCTCAAACATCCATCCCATCTTTTCCTGGTGCGGCTCCACAGATTCCAAGGATATCGTGATGCCCACCTATGACCTGACGGACTCTGTTCTAGAAACCATGGGCCG AGTAAGTCTGGATATGATGTCTGTGCAAGCCAACACGGGGCCTCCCTGGGAGAGGAAGAACTCCACCGCCCTCTGGAGAGGGCGAGACAGCCGCCAGGAGAGACTGGAGCTGGTGAAGCTCAGCAGGAAGCACCCAGAACTCATCGACGCCGCCTtcaccaactttttcttctttaaacacGACGAGAGCCTGTACGGTCCCATTGTGAAACACATctctttttttgatttcttcaag CATAAGTATCAAATAAATATCGACGGCACTGTGGCGGCATATCGCCTGCCCTACCTGCTGGTGGGCGACAGTGTCGTACTGAAGCAGGACTCGATCTACTATGAACACTTCTACAATGAGCTGCAGCCCTGGAAACACTACATTCCAGTTAAAAGCAACCTCAGTGATCTGCTGGAAAAACTGAAATGGGCAAAAGACCATGATGAAGAG GCAAAGAAAATAGCAAAAGCCGGACAAGAATTTGCAAGAAATAACCTCATGGGTGATGACAtattctgttattattttaaacttttccag